The Argopecten irradians isolate NY chromosome 16, Ai_NY, whole genome shotgun sequence genome window below encodes:
- the LOC138310946 gene encoding uncharacterized protein, which yields MKTSKLSLLLIIAFTLGWMCQYISLPLIDLHMIPEPVVFNGAGNMISEDVFDDDSPGSTFVSTSRYPVRSCETNNTYVDFSSVLTAEQHVRVNNCVSTYKQDFEDGLVKARANQELRWSIHSYLNNNSFMIEAGGHKGLDVSEFNSRYHPGTYIVLEPVTQFYNVLKDKFKSSPNVVIYKFGVDVTDGVFYVNEDNNDGANIFAKKHSGKETLTAAKIVKVSRFFEKLYIMKRDVDLITLNCEGCEFAILDLLLSTDYVHHFRNIQFQPHNLPSLCYPIKRFCWYQELLQLTHQQKFQFKFVWESWSRK from the coding sequence atgaaaacttccAAATTATCCTTGCTGTTGATAATAGCTTTCACCCTGGGATGGATGTGTCAGTATATTTCTTTGCCATTGATTGACCTCCACATGATCCCTGAACCAGTCGTTTTTAACGGAGCCGGTAACATGATAAGCGAGGACGTATTCGATGATGACTCTCCTGGTTCGACGTTTGTCTCCACTTCCCGATATCCAGTTCGTTCCTGTgaaacaaacaacacatacGTAGACTTCAGTAGTGTTTTAACAGCAGAGCAGCACGTCCGTGTTAACAATTGTGTGTCGACTTATAAACAGGACTTTGAGGACGGGCTAGTAAAGGCCAGAGCTAACCAGGAATTAAGATGGTCCATTCACTCCTATCTAAACAACAACAGTTTTATGATTGAGGCAGGAGGACACAAAGGGCTCGACGTCAGTGAGTTCAATTCCAGGTATCACCCAGGGACCTATATTGTCCTAGAGCCCGTTACGCAATTCTATAATGTGCTTAAAGATAAATTCAAATCATCTCCTAACGTGGTTATCTATAAGTTCGGGGTCGATGTGACGGATGGAGTATTTTATGTCAACGAAGACAATAATGATGGCGCGAATATATTTGCAAAGAAACATTCTGGTAAAGAAACATTGACAGCAGCGAAAATAGTGAAAGTGTCTAGGTTTTTTGAAAAGTTGTACATAATGAAGCGAGATGTTGATTTAATAACGTTGAATTGTGAAGGCTGTGAGTTTGCTATACTGGACCTTCTCCTATCGACAGACTACGTACATCATTTCCGGAATATTCAGTTCCAGCCTCATAACCTGCCATCACTGTGCTATCCTATCAAACGGTTCTGTTGGTACCAGGAACTTCTACAACTAACACATCAACAAAAGTTTCAGTTTAAATTTGTATGGGAAAGTTGGAGCCGAAAATAG